The genomic stretch GTCCTATCTCTTGCTATGTCGCTAACTTTTAAAGGTAATCCTTCGGCTATTTGTCGCTATGGAGGAAAGATTCGAGTAACCGCTTGAAACCTCAAAAATTTACAGAGACCAGGAACAGAGAAGAGATGTAAACAGACCATGCATATAGACAGCCTTTTTCCTCGTGACGATTCTTAACATGATTGAAATACGACATCTGCTGAGCATCCGGAGCGCCCTCCATGTTGCCGAGCCTGAGATTGGCCGAGAAGGGAACTCGAGAAATCTGATGAATTGACTCCTGTTCTACCAGAGCGGCAATATATGCAGAACAGAGCCGTTCCTTTTCTTGGGCGGCCGACGAACAGATTAGTTCCTTTCGAGGACCAGAGCGGTTCCTTTCAAGAACTAGATGCGGACCACACCTATTCCAAGTGATTCCATTTATTGTTGTCGTTAAAGGGAAAGTAGGAAAGCTCATGTGTCCCTCTCCATTTGCCCCACCGCTCGGCTTGTTGCGTCTAACTAACGGTCATGGCCATTCTGACAAGTTGCCCACACAGAGACCCATCACATCCGCTCGACAGTCCGCATCCTATCCATGTGAGGATATGATGCCGGACTTAAATCATCAAGACGCGGCTACTACCACGACCGTTGATAGGCGTGGGGTCACTGGGGACCTGCGACGGAAGGCCGAGATGCAAGTGCAACAACCCCATCTGCGACCATGGATTGCATTACATGATGAGGTGTTCAAGGAGTTCCTTCTTGATACATGATTTGGTCCGACTCCCACCAGAGACATCACATTAAATTAGTAGGTCCTCAATGAAACGACATCAAATTGAACAGATACAGCTAGCTCAGCCTGTTGACAAGCTTGAGTTTGATCGTGTGAATATTCTACCTGTGTGTGCCCCTGTCGACACACACAGCAAATGCTTGTGATTTGACCTTGAAAGCATATTGCAGgatcaaaagagaagaaatggcTGAAATTATAGGCAAAATTCAAAGTAGCTACAAGATGGAATATGTGTAAACTTAGTCTAGACCACTTCCGAGGCAAGATGGTACCAAAGACGGCAAATTGTTAATAGTGAACGCCAAATCAACGAGAAGAATGACATTAAACGGTCATTACTCCCACTTTCCCTGAATTAGACAATCCTTGAGCTTAAACTTGGTCCAATAGCAAacgaaaagaaggaaagtttCAGCTTCAGCTGAACTATAGGGATCAGGATGACCAAAAAGTAAACAAACATGCAATCACGGTCCCTTATATCTGAACTGAGCATCAGGAACTAGTTTCATTAAACGAGTAAAGTGGATTGCTGTCAAATGGTTGGTAATTTGACCAAAACGTAGATGCTCAGACTTTATGTCATGAGCTCTACCTACTTTGTAAAAAACCATATGAAGCATCGGCTTTTGGTTAATATCCATCTGGGCAGGCATGTGCTTAAGCATCAACATATCCCATCGTGATATGGAAGAGTACGTTCcaggaaaattgatcaaaagagGTAGAGAACAATGCCATTGCCGGTTCAATGAAGTAATAACTTCCGGAGAGCCCACAATGAGCAATGAAAAGCACAATTTAACTTCTGCAGcactcgacccaaaaaaaaaaaaaaacttctgcAGCAACATTTTCTGGCAAACCAAGGAGGATTGAGAATGATTAGTAAAGAGAATGATCACAGAATGCAAGCATAAAGATATATCTTCACGATATACTTGAATTTTACAGCTTCAACTTTACTAAAGTAGCAGAAGAACTTCCATACACGGATAATCAAACATGTCTAGCTCGTCTTATGCAATCAACAGACAACATAGGACAAGGGGGAGAGAAAATATGCAGCGAATTATGACAATATCTGTAGCTCTACATAAGCAGAGCAAGGCATCTCTTGCAAATTTAGGTGAGTCAAGTGGCAAAAATGTTAATAATATGCCAAGTGAAAGGGGGAAGATGCATATGTTGTCAGCAAAAACCATCAGAAGTGATAAATTTCTCATCGAACACTGATGACATCTTAAGAATTattgaatatttaaatatatgcTATCGCATCACACTCATCtattacaaatgaaaaaatggTAGATACTTGAGAACATCTAATACGTGGCATATGCCAGCAACACCCCACATTAGTAATAGCTAATAGAATTAGCATCTTAAAGCCAAAATGGAATAACAAATATATCAAGCAATGAGAACGAAGCATCATGACGACCTTAACTAATCATAGTAAAATAATCTTAGTACACAGCTATTCTACTTTGGATTTGTCCTGCTTCTGATACTCTTCGGATTCTTTGGTCCATAAATCTCCAAACTCACAGTTCTTCCAAGCTTCAAACCACGGACCTCCAAGGGTGTAATGTATGGCTTTAGGGAACGTACTGGGATCATTTTCGACTACCTTGTTATGCCCCACAAGGAAATTCCACACAAACGGTATCGAGCCAATCTCACTGTCATCAAGCCACTGAAACCTGTGCAAATAAGCACCTGTCTGGGCATTCACCACCTCAGGTGTCAACACCTTGTTTTTGGGATGTCCACAATTATACAGTACCATTGAAGACCAGTTTTTCCTGGGATACACCGTTTGCACGGCTCCATCCATCTTTGTGGTCTCTTTAGGCGTGTAATCATGTTGAACACACATTACTGCATATTTATCATCCGCCAGGCCCCTCAATTCTTTGATGTCCCCTAAGTAGAGAAAATCACAGTCCACAAACATAGCCCAACCATCATAATTAGCCAGATGTGGAGTCAAGAACCGAGAAAATGAGAACTCGGTGCTCTCGAGCTTCCCCCTCTCCCGCCAATACAAGCCATTCTTCCTCAATTCAGATTGCTTGATGGGGATAATGTCAACAGGAATGGATGATCTCTTCAGAATAGAGTAGCGGCAGACCTCATAAGCAAGGTCCTCGCGTGGATCGTACCCGATGAAGATCTTGAAGGGCTTCTCAAGTGAATTCTTCATAGTAGCGCCATTAACAGCACCATTCATCATCTCGCTGGAGATTTCCTCAACTATCTCAAGCCTTTTGGAAGGGACAGGCAGTGCCACGAACAAAAACGAGATCCAGATGCGTAGACAATCCTGCATCAGCAAAGGAAACCGATGAACAAAAACGATAACGCTTTTATTTGCGGAACATTTGCTACAAGATCAGAGATCAGAAACCCAAAAAGAGcaaaactagaaaaaagaatAGGCAATCCAAGAAAGATCTTCACTACCGAACAGATACATTAGTTCATACACTAGTTTCACCGAATAATGCTGCACATCCTGATTTTCATCAGCTGATTGCACATTTCGATATGCTTAATATCCCCTATGTTGAATCCCACGAATCCCACGAGCTTTCGGTCGATATCTAAAGAAAAACCGAATAGGCAATCCAGATTCTTCCCCAGAATCGGAATGGCCTCGGCCCGCAACACCCGATTGCAACCCAGAAACCTAAACGCGCACGCGACGCCCAAATgcatcttcttttttcctttttttttttttctcagaaagCACAGATTCGACTCGTAGCAGGAatcggaaaaaagaagaagcgaaATTCCGCGCAAGAACATCGAGCACGTCCTCCTGGCGCCGCTGCTCAGGCAAGTCTCAGGAATTTGCAGATCCGCGAAAGGAGAAGAATGTACCTGGAAAGCTACAGCGCCGTCGACGGAGCAGATCGAGAGCGAAACGGGCGGGAGtgcctcttctttcttctttgcttcttcttgcTTCCACCGCGATTCCTGGGGGAATTTATGAGGCGGAGACCAGGGGGGATGACGACCGTTGGTTCGAGCGTACGGCTCGAAGATGTTTGCGGGCTGAAATAGCACGGGGCCGAACAGTCGTCCGTGCCTCGCGGAAAAGTCAATTTTGGACatgctatgattttttttttaatattatcccTTAATATAATCTCATTTTTGGTAATTAAAGACAATATTAGATAATAAATGTGAGTATATATATGCTTTATGAAATTGATTATTGGGTTTATCTTAGGCGgaataattattttctttccttttcttattcgTTGGATGATAGTTTCCGTTCTTTTTTACACGCATGACAAAtttgtgggaaaaaaaatgatactcTATGGTAATAAAACAATTAAGTTAGGACTTATTCGACGAAATCACTAATGGCTCCAAATACGAAATTCAAATTTCCAGTAAATAGCTCTCTATTGAATGAATCGGGTATTTCGTTCACTACTTAACGGATCACGTGAACTTTTTCAACTCGGTtgtaaatttgaagaaaaaaatcaatttatattATCAAAGGTGGATTTGTTAACTACCGTTGTCGGTGGGACGCTGACTTTTGCAATACACAAATCGTTTGAGTAATCGGCATTTTCGAATCGAAACTTGCTTCGTACAATTCGTCTCGATGAGTGCCTTATTGACGAGAATATTATCAAATGAGCTTCGTTAACGAGCATTCTTAAAGCACTAATTAATCCTAATTAGAATAGGAGTGAATTCTTTCACTTTTCAAaatgctgattttttttctttttcggcgtAAAAGTCATTCGATGGCGCGTAGAAATTGATTGGTGTCGAAGGCGTAGTAGGACATGGAACCGCCGACAGCTACAGCACAGACCTTTTGTGGCCGCAAAGCAATGACACCCTGTCGCCGTGTGCGGGGTTGTCTGTCGGTGGCGATGATTCCCGTGGGCCGCACAAAAGAGCCCATGGACAACCTCCGGAAAACGTGTGGCTGCTCGAGCGACAATATGGTCTGGAGCAAGTCATGCTTTATGAAGATTCATTCAAACATTACAGGAGCATCCATACACGCGCTCGCGCCGTTTATTCCGCAAAAAATACgatatttttttaggaaaataacgatattttttaatatttggctgaaatctgaaaataaattgaaaaatattttccatcatttgataagaaaaatcaaattattactttatcatttttatttttgttttttttttctcttttattttattattttctttttcctttctcttcggCTGGCGATTGGCCACTTCGACGACTGGTGACCGATTGCGAGGCTCGCGTGGATTTGGCGTGCTCGAGGCTTGCCTCGACGGCCTCAAGCTTGCCATCGTCGAGGCCATGAGGCTTGCCTCGCTAGATCCTGtggagcctcgagctcgccttGCCTCGTGGTGGCGACCgtcgaggaagaaaaaaaattaaaaagtaaaagaaactcAACAATAACAAtgaaagaaaatctaaaaaaaaataaagaaagaaaaaaagtaaataaaaaattttaaaaagggatGTGTGATATTCATAATTGTGGCGACTAGATCAtacatagaaatagaaaaagtaaataaaaaaggtaAAGTGAATATACTTAGGTTTTGTCTATTGGATGGTTACGGGAAGGTGGATGTTTTGCCATATAAGGAGCAGAAAAAACCCCACCCGCTGAAGAAAGCTTGTGTAAGCTCCGTTCGTTTCGTGGATAAAGTagagaatatttttctaaaactaattatCTACATCGCTCACGAAACCaaacgaaataaataaataaaaattcgccGTCCACGAAAAATGATTAGACATAAATTTTTACCGacaataatatatttttcattaattaattattttaaacgatataaatgattattttttcggaaaatatattattttatgcgaaacaaacgcaccaATCACGTAATTGTTTCCATTAGGAGAGGATGGCTTCCCTTTCCATTGCCCAATACCCAACAAAACATGGCCCATGACCGCAGGGCCCAATAGGCCCGCCTCATCTGGAATGGGCCGAAACCTGTCCCTAAAATTCAGCCCGTCGTTACGAACAAGTTCTGCTCAATGGGGCTCAGAAAATTTGGGTGCTTTCGCACTTTGCAGTGACTTTCAACTCTTAATTTCTTGACATTTTGCTTCCAATATCTGAAACTCAACTTTTTACTTAGTAGATAATGCACTGCCAGTGTAGTGCCCCccgcccaaaaaaaagttttatacATGTGGCATCGGCCACctttgatttgaaaagtataACCACCCACTCGCTCAAATTAATGCTGTATTAGGTCGCTTGcgtaaaacttttttttacactGACGGTGAAAGTTAAAATTActtcgtcaattttttttttccttccgttCTTTGAAACTATGACTACGAGTTAATTACTAATGAGACTCTAAACAAATGCATGAAACACTAGGAATTTTTCGAAATACCCATTTATTGAGAAGCTCTAGTCTTTATAGCACTTCCCATTAAGATACCCAGTCGGCCAATTGATTCACCCGAAAGCACGGGCAAATGGATCAACTGGCTAATTTCATCCATATGGCTTTATCGACGCGAAAGGAAGTTAAACAAGCGCCACGCACCGTGCCATGCATGTGCCATCGCTCGAATTAGCGGAACAACTTTTTGGCAATTCAAAAGATAGATCCTTGGTATCCGACAATACAGTCCTTTTTATCGAAAGTTGATTAACTTGCTTCCCCGCATCGCCGATGCACGACCGGTACTTTCCAACCAGATTGACCTAACTCCCTCCATTCGGGGCGGAAGCGTCAGGGCACCTTTCACTGTCAGCTTGAAATGGCGGAACAATAGGACATCACTTCCATTGAGGTTGGTGCCACTCTCTTGCCAAAACTGAAAAGGCACATTTCGTATCATGTGCTGTGAGAGAGAGCGAGATGGTGATCGTCCCAAATGCATTCTTGAGTTTGATGTCTGACCATATTGATGCCTTTTTACTGGATCTGTCGAGACATGGACACGATCCCCTTTGCTTGAGGTCATCCTCACTTTGATCTTGGAAACTCATTTCACGAGACATCTGAAAAATTTCCCTCATTGATGAGCTTCCATTGACCGCTTTGCATACGTTCCGGGGCTTCATTTCTTGAACGTAAATCCGTCAAACGAATTGATCAAGTTATAAATGATCCAACCTAAATAGACACACTTAAtccgtttatgacccatttagttcaatacaaatttagtggccaatacccgacccgacccgacccgaccccatccatacccgacccatattTCAATAACACTTATATATCTaatcaaatttaggaaaaatcgGTTTGTAGAGTGCAAAGTGAGTGAGCGCGGAATCGAGTGAGAGCAAGATAGGCGAGTTGGGTTTaaataaattgtaaaatcatttattactcatttaacactcattttatatttaaatcCAGGTATGACCCATTTTCAACTAACTCATATAATAACTTACATTATTatatatgggttaagaaatgaatttatggCCGATTTTGACAGGTTTACTTGAGTGTATGCAAGCGTGAGAGGCCACTGTAAATTCACGGATGCATTCATAGGGTGATTGCTTGGAAGTGCATTGAGGGAGATGCACGATGTTGTGATTTCTTTGTGCTTTTCCGTGACCCTAAGGAATTTACTTACAAGTCCTTTAAAAGTTCCTAAAACTTTAGTGCtttattttgggaattttatTCTTTCATAGTTTCTTAATGGGAAAATGCTTCCCCGACAGTATTGTTAGGAACGGTACAATCTCGATCGTAAACTCACGcaccatcaccgcatgttttgcataaaatattcattgattgagagatcgtgtgatcaATTATACTATCAAGCTAGAAGCTTCCTTTCTTAATACCTCCACCCCCTAGAAAAAATCGATAATAATAATATCTTGTCTCATGAGGAAAAGGTTTTCGTAAACAAAATATTATCAATCATATGACATTGTGTAGAACTAGTTACTTATTGAAACCGATTCTTAAGCAATGTATCAAGCGAGATGATGTATGTGTAAAAGCAAAAAAGCTTTTCACTGCTTTGTGAACTAAACACGCGGTTTGGTCCAATAAATCACGAGTTACGAATCACACTGTGTCAATCGAGAGGCTCGACAAGAAGGAATCGGCGGAGAACATATACAGAGGTTATCTCACAatcaaatcagaaaattaatgcATCAATAAACAATTTTTAGAACGCATCAAACTGGAAATAAATATATGTATGACATGCTTGGATGGTGTCTTATAACTCAACCGTCTCCAGGAAATCTGATCTATTACTTCATGCTTTTTCTCCATGTCATTTGGGAAAGATCAAAGCCATTTCCAGAGCCTAGTTCTCCAACTTTCAAAAGGAATCTCTGCAAGCTGAAAAGATGGATTGGAATCGAGAATCCACTTGAACTCATCATTTCAAATGGCTCAATTCCTGTTGTGTTTTTCCCTCCTTGTGTTTCGACTGTCCTTAACCCTAAATGCCATTTTCTGCGAGACAATCTGAAGCTGTAGTGCCATCGATACCGGGAGTCTATTAACCATACGCAAGATAGTACGTGTAACAATACGCGAATTATTCAGCACACATATAATCATCTTGAACAGACAATAACAACTGAAAGCATAAACTGCTAGTTAAGCATTCCCATGTAAGGGAGTTGTCCTTAAATTCGACGAATATTCGGCCACTTCATTAGCTGATTAAGATAATGTTCTAATCTGAAGACGTACGAAGATGAGGGGAATCATGTCAAGTTCCTTCATATCACAGAAGTTTGTAGCTTGTTCTCCTCATCAGTTATCGTCTTTCAAGGTGCCTTTGAGGAAGTCCCTAGTCTGCAGCATCGCAAAGTCCTTGGCTTCCGATTTCTTCATTATCCTCAGCCTTCTGCACGACTCCATGAACATCCTGGTACAGAAGGAAAGCCATGAGTTTCATTACAACGATGAGCATCCGACAAGGACGACACTTGACACGACAACACCGATGAACTACGTACAAATTTTGTGCTGTAATTGTCcctcagtttgaagtttttacgACTTTCCACtgatcaaaatttccaaagggTCAGAAACCCAAAACCCTAATTATCAACTTTGCTTGAGACATGGCATTTTCGACGAATGATCTCTCTTCCCAACAAGGAATCAAAGACTCGGAATGAAGGAAAGAATCGTCATGTGGGCGGCTTCGTGATGATGCCATGTCTTGACCAGTTCTGGCCATCGAGGACAGTTTTGTCAACTTCCCGACACCATAATGGGGGAATTGCCCATGTCGGCCACATTAGCTTTGAAAGAGCCGGTGTCAAATGCCAAAATAATTTCGTTGACATTGATGCCAATGACTTAaggtccaaaaaataaataaacaaagttTACAGATCCTATGTACGATTCGAGacatcttttactttttttaaaaataagagCATTAGTTAGCGTCGATCTAAAGGATTACTTGCTTAATTTGATCTTAATTTGGCTTTAGTAAATGTTCCAAACATCGAACATTATTACCATTAACAGATCGCCTCAGGAATTTCTTCTGTATATTGACTAAGCTACCAAGGAGAAGATCGAGATAAGAACTGGACAGTACATGATGGAATTTAAGTTTAGTCCGGCCATCATCCACATAAAACGAATTCTGAATCCTCTTCAATTCGCAAGTCTAGGGGTAGTTGTCTCAGCAGATCCCATGGTCCAAATCAAGTTGCTTGTTTCTTGTGCTCATTCAATCCAATTTCTCGGGTTCTCGGCGGATCGATTTTAGTCATCCAGTAGTTGTTGCCATCCGAAAATGTCAAAATCCTTTTGTGTAAGCCAGTACCTACGATGGCTTAAACTTATATCTATCTCCTTATTTCGAGGATCTCTTAGGAAAACGGCTCTAATATAGCATAACAGAGCATATACATAAATATATTCTCTTTGCGCGCATTAAAGAATTTTTGAAATGTGCATGCTACTATATGATTcctagaaaataagaaaaaatagaattgcatGATACTACTTGCAACAACATAAATTGCATAATTTGGGGGGATGGAGGGACTTACTCCCAAGGGACATCTCCCACAAGCATCCAATCTCCATCCTTGTCTTCATAGATGAGCTTGTACTCAGCTCCTTCCCCTTCATTCAAAGCCTCGCCTATAGATCAACATGTACATGCACTTGATAAGCATTTAATGAACAATTAGCCAGCTAATTACTTAATTATGCTCTTGCTTTTGTTTCCTTTACTTTTGAGCTTTAGCTGATTTTCGTTTTCACAGCTTTCAATCCATAAAATGGCCTCAAAGTATACCTTTTTGATCTCTAAATTAGTCTACCCGTACGGGCATAATgtcaatgaaaaatttgaacaatTGTTGATGATTGATGGCTCATGCATGACCCTGTCAAGAACATTTGTGTTTGTTGATCTTTCCTATCATCGTTAGGGCAAGAACtactagaaagagagagagagagagagagagagagagagagagattgggttTGAAACTACTCACCAATGCCATGGCAACCAAA from Rhodamnia argentea isolate NSW1041297 chromosome 2, ASM2092103v1, whole genome shotgun sequence encodes the following:
- the LOC115737455 gene encoding protein CDI, with protein sequence MMNGAVNGATMKNSLEKPFKIFIGYDPREDLAYEVCRYSILKRSSIPVDIIPIKQSELRKNGLYWRERGKLESTEFSFSRFLTPHLANYDGWAMFVDCDFLYLGDIKELRGLADDKYAVMCVQHDYTPKETTKMDGAVQTVYPRKNWSSMVLYNCGHPKNKVLTPEVVNAQTGAYLHRFQWLDDSEIGSIPFVWNFLVGHNKVVENDPSTFPKAIHYTLGGPWFEAWKNCEFGDLWTKESEEYQKQDKSKVE